Proteins from one Pseudomonas grandcourensis genomic window:
- the mprF gene encoding bifunctional lysylphosphatidylglycerol flippase/synthetase MprF, whose product MRANSSDSQDTVTATQPINAERLRLLDRLSKYRQPIGLAVTLLLFAIALIACRHLLSELDLYALHDSILEVPKPALMGALGATVVGFIILLGYEWSASRYAEVSLAPRTLALGGFTAFAIGNAIGLSMLSGGSVRYRLYARHGLGAAEVARMTLFASLSLGCALPPLAALATLSDLPAASSALGLSETLLGVVATAVLVLFSVVAIGIYRRRLPDQPYPDNLLVRVGRRTLRLPGRRLTFLQLIITALDVAAAATVLYLLLPETPPFGAFLLVYLLALAAGVLSHVPGGVGVFEAILLAAFSDTLGAAPLAAALLLYRLIYVVLPLLVACLLLLINEGQRLFQTRQTLRAASGLAAPILAVLVFLSGVVLLFSGATPEIDTRLEHIGFLIPHRLVDASHFGASLVGVLCLLLAQGLRRRLSAAWMLTTILLLVGALLSLLKGFDWEEASLMVLTASLLGVFRRSFYRPSRLTELPFSPLYLVASLCVLGASMWLLLFAYQDVPYSHQLWWQFTLDADAPRGLRSLLGAAVLLVVVSLTWLLRTARPVIHLPTPDELERASKILMASAQPDGGLALTGDKALLFHPNDEAFLMYARRGRSLVALYDPIGPGQQRAEMIWQFRDLCDIHHARPVFYQVRAENLPYYMDIGLTAIKLGEEARVDLKRFDLEAKGKEMKDLRYTWNRGTRDGLSLEIHEPGQAPMDELKVISDAWLTGKNVREKGFSLGRFSDDYLKHFRIAVIRFEGRPVAFANLLETYGHDLASLDLMRAHPDAPKLTMEFMMVGLIQHYKNHGYARFSLGMVPLSGLQPRRGAPLTQRLGSMVFRRGEQLYNFQGLRRFKDKFQPDWEPRYMAVPAGLDPLVALADTAALIAGGLTGLVKR is encoded by the coding sequence ATGCGCGCCAACTCGTCTGATTCACAAGACACTGTCACAGCGACACAACCGATCAATGCCGAGCGCCTGCGCCTGCTTGATCGATTGAGCAAGTACCGCCAACCCATCGGCCTGGCGGTCACCCTGCTGCTGTTCGCGATCGCGCTGATTGCCTGTCGCCACCTGTTGAGCGAACTCGACCTTTACGCGCTGCACGACTCGATCCTCGAGGTTCCAAAACCTGCCTTGATGGGCGCACTGGGCGCAACCGTGGTGGGCTTCATTATTCTGCTCGGCTACGAATGGTCGGCCAGCCGCTATGCCGAAGTGAGCCTGGCACCGCGCACGTTGGCGCTGGGCGGTTTCACGGCCTTCGCCATCGGCAACGCCATCGGTCTTTCAATGTTGTCGGGCGGTTCGGTCCGCTATCGCCTCTATGCCCGCCATGGCCTGGGAGCGGCTGAAGTCGCCCGCATGACGTTGTTCGCCAGCCTCTCGCTGGGTTGCGCCCTGCCACCGCTGGCCGCCCTGGCGACGCTCAGCGACCTGCCAGCGGCGTCCTCCGCCCTGGGACTCTCCGAGACGCTGCTGGGCGTGGTGGCGACCGCCGTGCTCGTGCTGTTTTCAGTGGTGGCCATCGGTATCTACCGTCGTCGGCTGCCGGATCAGCCTTACCCGGACAACCTGCTGGTCAGGGTCGGGCGCCGCACCTTGCGCCTGCCCGGGCGTCGCCTGACGTTCCTGCAATTGATCATCACCGCCCTGGACGTAGCCGCCGCCGCAACCGTGCTCTATCTGCTGCTGCCGGAAACACCACCTTTCGGTGCGTTCCTTCTGGTTTACCTGCTGGCTCTGGCTGCCGGCGTGCTCAGCCATGTGCCGGGCGGTGTCGGGGTGTTCGAGGCCATTTTGCTGGCGGCGTTTTCCGACACCCTGGGCGCTGCGCCACTGGCGGCCGCCCTGCTGCTCTATCGTTTGATCTATGTGGTCCTGCCCCTGCTGGTGGCCTGCCTGTTGCTGCTGATCAACGAAGGTCAGCGCCTGTTCCAGACGCGCCAGACGTTGCGAGCGGCATCGGGCCTGGCGGCTCCGATACTGGCGGTGCTGGTATTCCTGTCCGGTGTTGTCCTGCTGTTCTCCGGCGCCACCCCGGAAATCGATACCCGCCTGGAACACATCGGCTTTCTGATCCCCCATCGACTGGTCGATGCTTCGCACTTTGGCGCCAGCCTGGTCGGAGTGCTTTGCCTGTTGCTGGCCCAGGGACTGCGTCGCCGGCTGTCGGCCGCGTGGATGCTGACCACCATTCTGTTGCTGGTCGGCGCCCTGCTCTCGCTGCTCAAAGGCTTCGACTGGGAAGAAGCCAGCCTGATGGTGCTGACAGCGAGCCTGCTCGGGGTATTTCGTCGCTCGTTCTATCGCCCCAGCCGCCTGACCGAACTGCCGTTCTCGCCGCTGTATCTGGTGGCCAGTCTGTGCGTGCTCGGTGCGTCGATGTGGCTGCTGCTGTTCGCCTACCAGGACGTTCCCTACAGCCACCAACTCTGGTGGCAGTTCACCCTCGACGCCGACGCTCCTCGCGGCCTGCGCTCGCTGCTTGGGGCTGCCGTGTTGCTGGTGGTGGTGTCCCTGACCTGGCTGCTGCGCACCGCGCGTCCGGTCATTCACCTGCCCACGCCCGACGAACTGGAGCGCGCCAGCAAGATCCTCATGGCTTCGGCCCAACCGGATGGCGGCCTGGCCCTGACCGGTGACAAGGCGCTGCTGTTTCACCCCAATGACGAAGCGTTCCTGATGTACGCCCGTCGCGGCCGCAGCCTGGTGGCGTTGTATGACCCGATCGGCCCGGGCCAGCAACGGGCGGAAATGATCTGGCAGTTCCGCGACCTGTGCGACATCCACCACGCCCGTCCCGTATTCTATCAAGTGCGCGCCGAGAACTTGCCGTACTACATGGACATCGGCCTGACCGCGATCAAGCTCGGCGAAGAAGCCCGGGTCGACCTCAAGCGTTTTGATCTCGAAGCCAAGGGCAAAGAGATGAAGGACCTGCGCTACACCTGGAACCGTGGCACCCGTGATGGCCTGTCCCTGGAAATCCATGAACCGGGCCAGGCGCCGATGGATGAACTCAAGGTGATTTCCGATGCCTGGCTGACCGGCAAGAACGTCCGGGAGAAAGGCTTCTCCCTGGGCCGCTTCAGCGATGACTACCTCAAGCATTTCCGCATCGCGGTGATTCGTTTCGAAGGACGCCCGGTGGCGTTCGCCAACCTGCTCGAGACCTATGGCCATGACCTGGCCAGCCTCGACCTGATGCGCGCGCACCCGGATGCCCCGAAGCTGACCATGGAGTTCATGATGGTCGGCCTGATTCAACATTATAAAAACCATGGATACGCGCGTTTCA